The nucleotide window gggcaggAAGCGGAATCAGAGACTACAGGGGCCTATTGACCTGACCTGGGGGTGCTGGGCCCATTGCTGTGATGTTGTCTCATCTCCCGTTGCTTTTTCATTCCAGATGCTGTTCTTGGCCACTTTCTTTCCCACCTGGGAGGGTGCAGCTGGGGCTTATGATTTTGTGGGGGTAAGTTCAACTCGGGGAAGTGGGGAGAGCcccgggctgggctagcagggggctgcgggtcaggagttaGGGGCACTGTTTAACCCCTCGTATTCCCTAGGAGTTCATGAAGGCCACGGTAGACCTGGCTGATCTGGTGGGGCTGCACCTGGTGATGTCGAGGAACGCAGGGAAGGGCGAGTACAAAATCATGGTGGCAGCCATGGGATGGGCCACGGCCGAGCTCGTCATGTCCAGGTGGGACCTGCCCTCCTGCTAAGCCGGGCCAGGTGGGGTCAgggcttggatgggagacctcctgtGGTGGCCGAGGCGCCCCCgtgtggtgctagggggcgctgtgctgcggtgGGCGGTGAGGGCCTAAGTTCCTGCTAAGCTGCATGGAGAgatgccccgcccccacccccagacctgCCTCGGCGTCCCTGCCCCGACCCAGCCCCGGACCAGAGCTGctgcgggggggagagagagctggggggagtcctctctccccgcgtagccccagggcagcctgctccccaaacccctcatccccagccccaccccagagcccgccccccgccccgagccctcacccgcccccaccccaaccttctgccccagccctgagctcctcatccccagccccaccccagagcctgcacccccagccggaatcctcaccccaccccccactcccaaccctctaccccagccctgagcccctcatccccagccccatgccagaGCCCGCATGCCCAGCCGGAACCCTCACACCCGAGCCCCTCATCCCTGATCccatctcagagcctgcacccccagccgcaaccctcacccccacaccccagccctgaacccctcatctctgaccccaccccagagcctgcaacccctgcccgagccctcacccccccccgagcccctcatccctcactccaccccagggcctgcacccccagccgcaacccgcacccccaaccggagccctcaccccacccctagcccctcatccctcaccccaccccagagccctcactccccccgcacctcaacccgctgccctagccctgagccccctcccacacgccgaacccctcggccccacccctgccacatgaattttgttacatgcaccaatatggaggtgacgtGTCACACAACAGacttcattccacacatgggtgggaaaaattagagggaacgctgGTGAGGACTCTCCTCCGGCAGTCAGGGCCGGCCCCGATACCCCAGGGCAGCTCTAGGGGGCGCCGAGCCGcatgggggcagggtgtggggctctcccctggcaggcagggttgGCCCCAATTCCCTAGCGCAGCACTAGGGGGCGGTATGCCACAGTGAGCAATCACTGACTCCGGGCCCTGTGAAGCGTCATTGGGACAAAGGATTCTCTTTCCTTCCCATCCTGACGTTCtgtgcggctgttccccagcagccccagagctggctgcatctcagtgctgggcgagCCCTCCCTGCCTGTCCCAGCTGCGGTGTTTGAGCCGAGCAACCTCAGACCGTCCTTGTGTCTCTGTCAGGTGCATTCCTCTCTGGGTGGGAGCCCGCGGCATTGAGTTTGACTGGAAATATATCCAGATGAGCATCGACTCCAACATCAGCCTGGTGAGAGCCCCTCTACTGCTGCCTGGGCCTTCTGCTGCGAGCTTCCCCGGGACAGTGCCCCAGCCAGAAGGAATGGGACATGCcagtgctgtgagcttccccggGACAGTGCCCCAGCCCCAAGGAAGGGGACACTCTGGCGCTGTGAGCTTCCCCGGGACAGTGTCCTAGCCTCAAGGGAGGGGACGCTGCggtgctgtgagcttccccggGACAGTGCCCCAGCCACAAGGACTTTGACATGCCAGTGCTGTGACCTTCCCCGGGACAGTGCCCCAGCCCCAAGGAAGGGGACGCTCTGGCGCTGTGAGCTTCCCCGGGACAGTGTCCTAGCCTCAAGGAATGGGACATGCCAGTGTTGTGAGCTTCCCCGGGACAGTGCCCCAGGGAAGGGGACGCTCTGGCGCTGTGAGCTTGCACAGGACCGTGCCCCAGATGACCTGGGTGGGGAGTGGACAGATCAGTGCTGTGATCTTCCCCCAAGCAGTGCCCCCGTTGAAGGGGGTGGGGCACTGGTGCTGCGATCTTCCCCAGGGCAGTGTTGTAGCCTCAAGGAATGGGACATGCcagtgctgtgagcttccccggGACAGTGCCCTAGCCCCAAGGAAGGGGTCGCTCCGGCGCTGCAAGCTTTCCCGGGACGTTGCCCCAGCCCCAAGGAAAGGGTCTCTCTGGCGCTGTGAGCTTCCCCAGGACAGTGCCCCAGCCCCAAGGAAGGGGACATGCTGGCGCTGTGAGCTTCCACAGGACCGTGCCCCAGATGACCTGGGTGGGGAGTGGACAGATCGGTGCTGTGATCTTCCCCTGAGCAGTGCCCCCGTTGTGGGAGGTGGGGCAATGGTGCTGCGATCTTCCCCAGGGCAGTGCCCTGCCATCTCTgacacacccctgccctgcgtACCCTCCCCAGGTTCACTACATCGCCATGGCTGCCCTGGTATGGATGTTCACCCGCTACGACCTGCCCAAGCACTATCGTCTgcccctcaccctgctgctgggcCTCAGTGTCTACAAGGCCTTCTTCATGGAGTGAGCAATGGGGGCGGAGCATGGGGGCGGAGCCTCTGGGGGCAGGGCACAGAGCTCCAGGGCAGTTGGGGGACCTGGCTGGAGTTGGGGGTCTGGGGAGCGTGGCAGGGCCGGTCAGATTGGGAGGTGAGGGTcccagctggaggggggacagggATCtaggtggggtgcaggggctggcaaGCAGGCCCACGTTCCTGCTGGAcctggctggggccaaggggagGATCTAGGGGCCgggcaggctggggctgtggtgggggagaggatttagggtctggggtgggaggggatgatCTGGGCtgagggccctggctggggggtggggcttgtCTTGGGACAGGTCTACCCAGAGAAGTTTTGGGCCCCCGACATCATGTGTGCCGGTATCCCCATCCCTCCCTTTTCACCAGTTACAGGGGTTTTGGGCCCCCTGAGCTCGGAGCCCCGGGACAATCGCAATCCCCCCCTTGTCGGCCCTGAGCATTTCGATTTCCCGCAGATGGCTGTGAACTGCCCTGTCGAAAATCTTCCTCACCCTTGGGGGTCTCCGTTGCGGCCCGCAGCTCCAAGCGCTGTACGTTCACAGAGCGCTCCCGTTCCCTTTCGCTGATAGGGTGGGAGGACACTGcagtgctgtgagcttcccccgGGCAGTGCCCCAGCCTTGGAGTTCCTGCTAACTCCCGTCTCTCTCGCTCCCCTCCAGATCCTTCGTTCACGTCTtcctgctgggcagctggacGGCGCTGCTGGTCAAAGCTGTTATCACCGGCTTCCTGGCGCTCAGCTCCCTGGGTCTCTTCGTTACCTTGGTCCATGGAAACTAATCGCCCTCACCCCGCCAGGGATACTCTCAGCTCTGCTACCTAGAGACCTTGGGGATGGCTAAACGCCCGGTTTTGCCGCCTGCCGTGGCACCAGATCCGATCCACGTTTGATCCACCAGGACAAGGGTCAGAATAAATCACAgcggttggggtttttttttttattttcaacattttttgtgtgtggtatTTCTGGTATGGAGGTGTCTTTGTCttgctgctgccccctgctggaggagaCGAGCCCTGGTGTgcgtgtccctgctgccccctgctggaggggacaagCCCTGctgtgtccctccctccctgctggaggggacaagccctgctgtgtgtgtgtgtgaatgagtaTGAGGGACACCCTCTGCCTCTCAGGGTAGGAATCGACACAGGTCTGCCCAGCTCAGCAGAGGGGGCCGGATCCAGCACAGGATGGCGAACACCAAAGCAGGGATGATtatggggcagggtgggaggacAACAGCTGGAGTCAGCTCTTGGTGGGCACCGTCCCAGCACCGACTCTTCTGTGAGGCTGGGGATGGTTCCACTCCCTTCCCGGGAGGAATATGCAGGAAAGAGGCtcgggtggattgatttaaatcgcCGATTTTAATCAGGATTCAAATCGGTGACTGCGGGAACCCGGGACTGTAACCAGCCATGTAAATCTGGCTTCCCAGTTGCGCTTTCTAGTGGAAACCCTGAGCCTCCTTGGCCAGTAACCATGAAAACCCAGTCATTGCAACGGCGTGGAAGGGACTCAGAGCCCACCCAGGCCAgacctgcactgaggcaggacccagtAACCCTAGCCCAGCCCTGATGGGGGTTTGGCCAACCTAGTCCTAAGAACCTCCAATGGTGGGGATCCCACGGCCTCCATTGGCCACCGATTCCAGAGCTGAATTCCCCGGCAGttagagagtttttcctaatatccaactccatctccctggctgcaggttAAGCCCATTCCTGCTTGTCCTGCCTTTGTGGAGAACAGTCGATCTCCGTCCTCTTCAGAAGGGCCCTAAACATGGTTGCAGCCTGTTCTCAGATCCCCACTCAGTTGTcttctctcaagactaaacaagcccagggTTTTTATccttccctcccagctcaggGTTTGCTCATTTTTGTcactttcctctggactctctcatcatttcccccttccccagttcTGCACCTGAGACCCCACGTGTTGATTCCTGGCCTTGATGCTGAATTTGGTCCTGCTTTTTGCTAACCGGGGGCAAAAGCCAAAATAAGGATCTGGCGAATGAGGAGTGTGTTGTTCACTGTTTTTCTAACAAATCCAAACCCCATAAACATTAAGCCTCTGGATAAATGGCTGCCAAGCTACAGAATTGCTGAAATAGCTgtaaacatttatttaagcaattctGTAGCCTAACAACTGTTTGTTCAGGGGCTGAATTTTTCGGAGCATTAGAAAACAGCAAATGACGCATTCCTTATTTGCATGATCGTTTTTTctgctcatgatttgtgtcaagctgccgTTGAATGGAGATTGGAACTCAATGAAAAATGCACCAAACCAACCTTTCAAAAATGATTcttataattaaataaaatgaccTTAAATGTGCGTCTTCTGTAGCCAGCACATTTTAAGGTCATTTTGTTTAACGaataaaagccattttaaaaggCAGGTTTTGTGCCTTTTTGAAATGAATTCCCCCCTTTTAAAAGCAAACCGTATTTTGATCCGAAGACTGAGTAAGTTCATCAAAATATGGTTTGTGTTTAAGACGGGATTAATTTAAGAAGGCACAAAACCAGCCTTTTCAAACTGTTTTTATGGGTTCACTGGAACAACCTTGACTGTGCTGGATCTATAAGAAGACTCAGAAATATGGTTTGCCTTTAAAAAATGGGAATTCATTTAACAAGGCacaaaatcagcattttaaaatggtttttatgAGTTCAGTAAAACGACTTTCAATATGCTGGAGCCATAAGAAGGACAAATAGGTTTATCAAAACAGAGTTGGCGTTTAAAACTCATTTTAAATCAGACAAACGAAAGGTTATCTGGAGTTAGTGGTTGGAAGTATTTGGTTTTGGTCACCAAATCCTTCAAGACTTTAGCACTTGGAGATTTTGTGCATAGGTTTTTGTTCATACATTTGAAGAGGAAAACGAGCTTTTCTGCTCGCTCGGCTCTCCCGCGCGTTCCTAACTTTGGAGCTGAATACAGCTGGAACTGAAGAACGTCCTCCCTCGGCAGCTGTTGTCGACAGCGGGGTTAGCCCTTCAGCGCACTCGGGGGCCTGCCACTGAGCCGGCGATTTCCGGCCGCTCGCTGTACAACGTTGGCAGCAAATGTGGCCTGCTGGGTTATTTGGGTTGCAGTGAGTGGAGGCGGCCGGGATCTCAGAGTGGTttgtttgttaaaaagaaaactggatttgacgtcaataaaaaaaaatcccatttaaattaaatgaTCTATTGGATATTTTTCGTTAatagttaaaaaataaacagttgaTTTTTATCCCTGGGGAGCAGCCTGACCTGCCCCTGCTGTCGCTGATTCCCAGGGCTGGGGTGTctggagtggtgtgtgtgtgtgtgtgtgtgtgtgtgtggggggggggggttaactgCTGGTAGTAGCTGGGTGGACAGGGGGCCCTAGTTTTTGGGAGGGGTGAGCCCCACCTGGGGGTCAGGCTGGAATTAAGGCCTCTGCTATGGGGTAGCCAGGTGCACTGTGGGAGCTATGCTCCTTCCGCCGAGGAATCCAGCACAGATCAGTGAGGGGGAGTGGGGCCCGGGGGTCTGAGCCAGGGTGGAGGccggataccgggctagatgggcccacgGATCTGATCGGGGGGAGCACGAAGGGAACAGGATCTCAGGCTAGATAGGTGATAGATGCTGGTGTCGGGATATCAGGGTAGGTGCTGCAGAcgggataccgggctagatgggcaGATGCTCAGAGTGGCGGTGGGGAGGGCTGTAGTCCTGCTCTGTCCCGCAAACTCCTCTTGCTTGTTCTCCAAGCTGCCATCCCGCTTAGGGGGGCAATGGAACCCCACTGGGCCAGCTCCCCTGGGAACACAGGGAGGCAGGACGCCTGTCTGTCAGCCCCTCATGGAGCATTTTCCCGTCCTGGGTCTGTGTGATGCAAGTGAGGGAGGTCTCCCAAGTCTGGGTGAGCTGGGAATTGATGTCTGTCCGGCCCCCGTGTCCTATCGCTTCAGAGAGAGTCTGGCTGAAAGCCAACGCTACCTAGCCACGCCTGCCGTGGGAACCGGGCGTCTGCtaaagctcccccaccccagcaagagGAGGGGTGAGCAGTGCCTGACCAGTGGGAAACTGAGCGAtatggagagaacccaggagtcttgcctcctaaccccccccctctgctctaaccactagacaccactcccatcccacagccagggagagaacccaggagtcctgcctcccacccccactctagcCCTTcaaccccacttccctcccacagctggggatagaacccaggagtcctggctcccagctgccctgctctaaccactagaccccactcccctcccagagccaggggtagaacccaggtgtcctgcttCCAACTACTCAAAAAGAGCCAGCAAGGCCTAGCTATGAACTGAAGCGAGTGGGCCAGTCTTGTTCCCTCCATGGCTGGTGCCCCTGGCCCGAGGGGTTTGCATTCTCCAGTAGTTTCCAGGTTGGTGAAGCAGGGACCGGGAACACGGCGTGGGCGTCTGTATCTCTTTTGCTGCACTGAGGGGGTGGGTGTAAGCCCTGAGAGGCTGCAAGAggctgggggcagcagcagccgtgGGGCAGAGCTTTGCCTTTAGTAGTAAAGTTCTTTGTCCCACCAGCCTGTGGAAAAGAAGAATGAATAATACAGTGAGATTGCTGGAGCTGTGGAGGATCCCAGCGTTAGAGCGCGTCACTGGGGCAGcgatgcagccatctctggggtggggcagctggggaacagctgcatATAACGCTGCATGGGCGTAGCTTGCCcagggctgagatgcagccacctctggggtggggcagctggggaacagctgcatATCACGCTGCATGGGCGTAGCTTGCCcagggctgagatgcagccacctctggggtggggcagctggggaacagctgcatATCACGCTGCATGGGCGTAGCTTGCCcagggctgagatgcagccatctctggggtggggcagctggcgaCCAGCCGCACCTGACGCCAGACTGGGATGACGCACGGTGCCAGAATTCGCCTCAACCCACACACTACTGCACGACAGTTTTTACAAGGCCTCACGCAGTAGCACTGAAAAACTCAGGATTTGCTGGGCAATAACACGGTGGCAGGTGGCCCGGAGGTGCAGTTAGAAACACAAGCTGAGCTACCGACTCAAAGGCTGTTTTCCAGAGAAATCTGGGGAGCAGCCAAACCAGTTCCTCCGTGACAAAGGGCAAGTAGCCACCTAAGCCTGCTGTGAACAAGGCTGATGGGCCATTACCTGGTTCTCAGGGCAGTGGGcggcgcaaaaaaaaaaaaaaatctatatttttagCAAAGAGCCAGCACGGAGTTTCCTTTCTTCCCCAGCCGGCTGCCGCCTGGCTCCTCGCTGAAAGCACTTTGCCctaggggtagggtgaccagatgtcccgattttatagggacagtcccgagtttgggggctttttcttatataggcacctattaccccccactccctgtcccgattttttacacttgctgtctgctcACCCTACATGTGGGGACTGGCCTATAAAAcgaaggggcagctgccccacgaCACCCCATCTctcgccctgccctgccctctctgccccaggagagagacaggaaatTGGCTCTGGacgtggggccgggggggggcatgTCCCGGCCTGAAAGCTGGTCAGCAATCAACAGGGCAGGGAGCCCCCGACACAGTGCGAGTTGCTCTTTTATGGGGCTCCTGTGGTTCTTCGCAGCACGCGCTATTAAAACACCGTGCGATCGAATCTGCAGCACTGCAATCAATGATTCTGCTATCGTTTGTTCGGTTAGGCCTTCGGAAACCTCGTCTCTTGGGGCCGTTTCTCATTTTTATGCCTCGTTAACGTGGCCTCACTTAAAAGCGGTCTCTCTGGCTCGTGAATCAGCTGGTTTTCCTGGTTTAGCTAATCCCCCCAGTTTAAACGGAAGGGTTCGAATACTTGCGGGGGGGGAAGCCGGCACATGGGTACCTTAAAGCAgggggttttcaaactttttttccatttgaagacccctaaaaacatttcaaatgaaggtgtggacccctttggaaatcttagacgcAGCCTGCGGACTCCCGGGGGGTGTGCggcccacaggttgaaaaccattgtctGACAGGAACAATGAACTTAAAAGAGTTTGTACTGTCGAGGAGAGGACCAGGCAGGGTGGGACAGGCATTTCTGGGGGGCAATCTAAGActggggggggtgttggggtcaccctgccaTATAACCCAGGCTGGGGAGAGCCAgggggtggctggcaggctgctgtTACACACAGACTTGCCGGTGTGGTTTGCACCCTGTTAGGTTGTGAGCAGCCCAGCTAGGAGCTACTTCAACAAGACATTAaaggcacccagggttgcagGATAGGGGGGACACAGCAGCTCATTAATCTGACTTGTACCCTGATAGGTTATATTCGCCCGGTgcagagatgcagccacctctggggcagggcagctggggaacagccgcacaTAACGCCACATGGGGATGGCTCCCCTGGCCCTGAACCGCAGCCccttctggggcagggcagctggggaacagctgctCACGTGATCTCTCGGTTACTCACTTCCGGGGTGCCTGCGGACTCCGAGCTTTCGGATTTCATCATAGACGAAGATGAGGATGCCGTAAGGCAACGGCACCAGCCACCACTGGAATCTGGATAGGAGCCGGGAGAGAGACCTTAGCCACGGAGAACGAGACGGCAGCACCTGCTCAGCCACAGCGCTGAGCCCTTAGCGGTCGCTAAGCCAGGCTGAAGAACCAACGCTGGTTTCTGGAGCGGcattggggccagccctgcctgcctggggagagcccccaccctgccccccgcagcacagcgccccctagtgccatgctggggcaccgggtccagccctgcctgcctggggagagtgcccaccctgccccccacagcacagtGCCCTCTAGTGCCATGTTGGGGCACCGGGTCCAGCCCTGACTACTTAGggagagcccccaccctgccccccgcagcacagtgccccctagtgccatgTTGGGGCACCGggtccagccctgcctgccaggggagagcccccaccctgccccctgcagcacagcgccccctagcaccacgCTGGGGGAGTCAgatccagccctgcctgccaggggagaacccccaccccgctcccccgcagcacagcgccccctagcgccgggCTGAACCAGCAGGGGGTAGCCCAGCTCTCACCGGATGGGCATGAAGTTGAAGATGTTCGGCATGCCGGGACAGTAGCACAGGAAGCAGCCCAGGCAGAGCTGGAACACGATGGCGATCACCAGGATTTTATTCCTGCCACAGAAGCAGACCGTGAGCTCGGGTGAGGCCAGCGAACGGCAGCTGCCCCTGGCTGACACGCTCTCCGTGCAGCTGAATAGGCAGGGCCACCCAGCCACCCGTGATACAGGGACACCCGAGACCAAACCCCCATCTTGTAGCGTCTTACACCTGGGAGGATGCTAGCGAATGACTTGCtcggcactgagatgcagccacctctggggcactccacctAGGGAACAGCTGCACAGTGACGCCACACGGGGGTGGGTGAAATGCAGctgattctggggtggggcagctggggaacatcTGCACATAACCCTGCATAGAGCTGGCTCatccggcgctgagatgcagccacctctggggcggggcagcgggGGAAGAGCCGCACAATGACACCACATGGGGATGGTTCGCCgggcgctgagatgcagctgaCTCTGGGGGAAGGTAGGCAGCTGGGGCATGGACGGAGAAAAACAGGTCGCCtgcactcctgggttctctccccagtggCCTGCGGGCTCCCTGCTCACCTGAAGAAGCCCTGCTGGAAGACGGAGAGACGGCGAGTCTTGCGGATGAGGACATCTGAGATCTGACACATCTCGATGCTGATGAAGAAGACGGTGTAGCAGGTGTATTCCTGGTACAGGCGTTGCCCAAATGTCTGAGGGTGGGGACAGCGACCAGTCAGAGTCAGCCTCCATCACCATCCACATGGGGACAgaccccgtgtcccattccccagtcccctgagccagccagtcccccaggccctggggccagatcggagacggcgccccctagaggggaaaggcactGAGCCCCATtcccttgagccagccagtctcCTGCCCGTACACTGACATTCAAGAAGGAACCACCCTGGTATCCCAGGCCTTGCTTCCAACCTTCCCGCCCTGGGGCGAGGGGTTGGACACACTGAGATTCACAGTCCAGACCTCCACCACGGGAGCTAAAGTTAACAGAGGTCTCTCCAGTAGACTGGCAGCAGCAGTAcggctgttatcctctaggtggGGCTAATGGAGTCGCTCCATTCCCCAGCGGCAGCAGTACGGCTGTTATCCTCTAAGTGGATCTAGCTGCTTCatttcctggcagcagctgttaTCTCGGATGGTCcatcactcacccactcctgcccgTAGCTGTCCTGCAGGTCCTGGAGGTGGTCATTCTCCCACTGGGCCCGCAGCCCCACGCAGAGCAGGGGGAACCAG belongs to Natator depressus isolate rNatDep1 chromosome 24, rNatDep2.hap1, whole genome shotgun sequence and includes:
- the TMEM147 gene encoding BOS complex subunit TMEM147, which translates into the protein MTLFHFGNCFALAYFPYFITYKCSGLSEYNAFWRCVQAGATYLFVQLCKMLFLATFFPTWEGAAGAYDFVGEFMKATVDLADLVGLHLVMSRNAGKGEYKIMVAAMGWATAELVMSRCIPLWVGARGIEFDWKYIQMSIDSNISLVHYIAMAALVWMFTRYDLPKHYRLPLTLLLGLSVYKAFFMESFVHVFLLGSWTALLVKAVITGFLALSSLGLFVTLVHGN